The Pirellulales bacterium genome contains a region encoding:
- a CDS encoding NAD(P)/FAD-dependent oxidoreductase produces MNDSYDCIVIGGGPAGSTAAALVAEAGRNTLLLEREKFPRFHVGESLMPESYWSFKRLGVLDKLKQGHFQRKFSVQFASHTGRESQPFYFSERDPRECSETWQVLRSELDEMLFKNAAEKGADCHDQTRVLDVLFDGRRATGVRIETADGQSRDIAARVVVDATGQQSIIANRMGIRQPNPKLKKAAIWHYYRNARRDSGRNEGATLVLYTNDKKAWFWYIPLHDNIVSIGVVADAAHLLKGRGTPDEVYFEEVEKCPALKARLADAELTSNVRVLREFSYTSSEAAGDGWVLIGDAYVFLDPIYSSGVFLALKSGEMAGDCIIDALKANDPSAARLGAWAKPFTDGVYWMSKLVYAFYNDSFSFGRFIKNYPHHVGNVTDLLVGKVFQPSAADVFKDMDPWIEQAAATKANPSEKTGEKPAEKPASAAAS; encoded by the coding sequence ATGAACGATTCTTACGATTGCATCGTGATCGGCGGCGGACCGGCGGGATCGACCGCGGCCGCGCTGGTGGCCGAGGCAGGGCGGAACACGCTTCTTTTGGAACGGGAAAAATTCCCCCGCTTCCATGTCGGTGAATCGCTGATGCCCGAATCATATTGGTCGTTCAAGCGGCTCGGCGTGCTCGACAAGTTGAAACAGGGCCACTTTCAGCGCAAGTTCAGCGTGCAATTCGCCAGCCACACGGGGCGCGAGTCGCAGCCGTTTTATTTCTCCGAACGCGATCCACGCGAATGCTCCGAAACCTGGCAAGTGCTGCGCAGCGAACTCGACGAAATGCTGTTCAAGAATGCCGCCGAAAAAGGGGCCGATTGCCACGATCAGACACGCGTGCTCGATGTGCTCTTCGACGGCCGGCGAGCCACCGGAGTGCGCATCGAAACGGCCGACGGGCAATCGCGCGATATCGCCGCTCGAGTGGTCGTCGATGCGACCGGGCAGCAATCGATCATCGCCAACCGCATGGGCATTCGGCAACCGAATCCGAAACTGAAAAAAGCAGCTATCTGGCACTATTATCGCAACGCCCGGCGCGATAGCGGCCGCAACGAAGGGGCCACGCTCGTGCTCTACACCAACGACAAGAAGGCTTGGTTCTGGTATATCCCGCTGCACGACAATATCGTCAGCATCGGCGTAGTGGCCGACGCGGCGCATTTATTGAAAGGCCGTGGGACGCCCGACGAGGTGTATTTCGAGGAAGTGGAAAAATGCCCGGCGCTCAAGGCCCGATTGGCCGACGCCGAGCTGACCAGCAACGTCCGCGTGTTGCGGGAATTTTCTTACACATCCAGCGAAGCGGCCGGCGACGGCTGGGTGCTGATCGGCGATGCGTATGTGTTTCTCGACCCGATCTATAGCTCGGGCGTATTTCTGGCGTTGAAGTCGGGCGAAATGGCCGGCGATTGCATCATCGACGCGCTCAAAGCCAACGATCCTTCCGCCGCTCGGCTTGGCGCCTGGGCAAAGCCGTTCACCGACGGCGTGTATTGGATGAGCAAACTGGTCTACGCGTTCTACAACGATTCCTTCAGCTTCGGCCGATTCATCAAGAACTACCCGCATCACGTGGGCAACGTCACCGATCTATTGGTTGGCAAAGTTTTCCAACCATCGGCCGCCGACGTGTTCAAAGACATGGACCCGTGGATCGAACAAGCGGCGGCGACGAAGGCGAATCCGTCCGAAAAAACTGGGGAAAAGCCCGCCGAAAAGCCGGCGAGCGCCGCGGCGTCGTAG
- a CDS encoding polyprenyl synthetase family protein, producing MSSAIRKLSPAGRISRSSARLAKPAEASEMAETADGPSAERGFLSTTAHIKRIPRPKSLRERLRRKASLLAERIEQAALPKQPELERLARELLTELELPEGFVGWTMVMLASAFWQPKIAAVPRDRRLLLLPGSLSHAADCQGAISARQMPDCARCAIAWLRRRAERLGYRVLWAEESVAALEALASAEIDAVMGVASLDLLEKALNQIPQFEVPCMAIPLVDGAADDCARSESGPSVAFDGDWIRRMIDLDFVADDASAPNYRHLIRAAQRMFDPDELEQLAPRMRIGPRLAELNGQGAALLDPLAGTEAIAYDFLTRGGKHSRPFITLAVYDAMTGGRCTLSDGHRSVAELPLSVKRAAVSIETFHKASLVHDDIEDDDQFRYGAATLHRALGVSTAINVGDYLIGLGYRLVSRESSALGADAVSDIMDRLAEAHMKLTEGQGAELLWRDSRRKLLSVAESLEIYALKTAPAFEAALITGLRLAGPSEAYLKPIGEFAKHLGIAFQIQNDLADWEPDNHNKLVAAGDVLGGRPTLLWALALEGLAEPSRLRLQSLATSSPVSEAIVCEIRDLYRLAEVFDKAQRLVQEYDNRARSVAESVGPAALCRLLHYLIDVVLKTRC from the coding sequence TTGTCGAGCGCCATTCGGAAGCTTTCACCAGCCGGCCGCATTTCCCGTTCGTCCGCTCGCCTGGCCAAACCTGCCGAGGCGAGCGAAATGGCCGAAACAGCCGATGGCCCGTCGGCGGAGCGGGGTTTCCTGAGCACGACCGCTCATATCAAGCGAATTCCGCGTCCGAAGTCGCTTCGAGAGCGGTTGCGGCGCAAGGCGTCGCTGCTGGCTGAGCGCATCGAACAAGCGGCACTACCGAAGCAGCCCGAGTTGGAACGGCTCGCCCGCGAATTACTGACCGAATTGGAGTTGCCCGAGGGCTTCGTCGGCTGGACGATGGTGATGCTGGCCTCGGCATTCTGGCAACCGAAAATTGCCGCCGTCCCCCGTGACCGGCGGTTGCTGTTGTTGCCCGGCAGCCTGTCGCATGCGGCCGATTGCCAGGGAGCGATCTCCGCGCGGCAAATGCCCGATTGCGCTCGTTGTGCGATCGCTTGGCTCCGGCGACGTGCCGAGCGGCTCGGGTATCGGGTGTTGTGGGCGGAAGAATCGGTTGCGGCGCTTGAGGCACTGGCAAGCGCCGAGATCGACGCCGTAATGGGCGTGGCGTCGCTCGATTTATTGGAGAAGGCGCTCAACCAGATTCCGCAGTTCGAGGTTCCCTGCATGGCAATACCACTGGTCGATGGAGCCGCGGACGACTGCGCGAGATCTGAATCCGGTCCGTCGGTGGCGTTCGACGGCGATTGGATCCGGCGGATGATCGATTTGGACTTCGTGGCCGACGATGCGTCAGCGCCTAATTACCGGCATTTGATTCGGGCGGCCCAGCGGATGTTCGATCCCGACGAACTCGAGCAGCTCGCCCCGCGGATGCGGATCGGCCCACGGCTGGCCGAGTTGAATGGCCAAGGGGCGGCCCTGCTCGATCCGCTGGCGGGCACCGAAGCGATCGCCTACGACTTTCTGACCCGCGGCGGCAAGCACTCGCGGCCATTCATCACGCTCGCCGTTTACGACGCCATGACCGGCGGCCGCTGCACGCTTTCCGACGGTCACCGCAGCGTCGCCGAGCTGCCGCTTTCCGTGAAACGCGCCGCGGTTTCGATCGAAACATTTCACAAAGCCTCGCTGGTCCACGACGACATTGAAGACGACGATCAATTCCGTTACGGCGCCGCGACGTTGCATCGCGCGCTGGGCGTTTCGACCGCGATCAACGTCGGCGACTATCTGATCGGTCTCGGCTACCGATTGGTCAGCCGCGAAAGCAGCGCGCTCGGGGCCGATGCTGTCAGCGACATCATGGACCGCCTTGCCGAGGCTCACATGAAGCTGACCGAAGGGCAAGGGGCCGAATTGTTGTGGCGCGATTCGCGCCGCAAGCTGCTTTCGGTGGCCGAATCGCTCGAGATTTATGCCTTGAAAACCGCGCCGGCCTTCGAAGCCGCGCTGATTACCGGCTTGCGACTCGCGGGGCCGAGCGAAGCCTATTTGAAGCCGATCGGCGAATTCGCAAAACACCTCGGCATCGCATTTCAGATCCAAAATGATCTGGCCGATTGGGAGCCCGACAATCATAATAAACTCGTCGCGGCTGGCGACGTGCTGGGCGGACGGCCGACGCTGTTGTGGGCGTTGGCCCTAGAAGGCCTTGCCGAGCCAAGCCGTTTGCGACTACAGTCGCTGGCCACGAGTTCGCCGGTGAGCGAAGCGATCGTGTGTGAGATTCGCGACCTTTATCGCCTAGCCGAAGTGTTTGACAAAGCGCAGCGATTGGTACAAGAATACGACAATCGAGCCCGATCGGTGGCTGAATCGGTCGGGCCCGCCGCATTGTGCCGGTTGTTGCACTATTTGATCGATGTTGTTTTAAAAACGCGTTGCTAA